One part of the Humulus lupulus chromosome 9, drHumLupu1.1, whole genome shotgun sequence genome encodes these proteins:
- the LOC133802242 gene encoding uncharacterized protein LOC133802242: MTHNSLFKLYLKLVLVLDYHCDICFVGLAKPAPVIETFCTDELVLQHVKLDGVVTLVDSKHAMQHLNEIKPRFVVNEAVEQIAYADCIIFEQGDWTITL; encoded by the exons ATGACTCATAATTCTTTATTCAAACTTTATCTCAAACTGGTTTTGGTGCTTGATTATCATTGTGATATTTGCTTTGTAGGACTTGCTAAACCTGCTCCTGTTATAGAAACTTTTTGTACCGATGAATTAGTTTTACAGCATGTGAAACTTGATGGAGTTGTTACTTTGGTTGATTCCAAGCACGCAATGCAACACCTTAATGAAATAAAACCAAGATTTGTGGTTAACGAGGCTGTAGAACAAATTGCTTATGCTGATTGTATTATTTTTGAACAag GTGACTGGACAATAACACTTTGA